A region of Streptomyces paludis DNA encodes the following proteins:
- a CDS encoding RNA polymerase sigma factor, protein MHVRNQPGPEVVAAARAGDQRAVDTLVTGCLPLIYNIVGRALDGHADVDDVVQETMLRVLNGLAGLEDPRRFRSWAVAIAMNQIRERGRTRAAKAVPSPLDENRDTADPGADFVDLAILELRLSGQRREVAEATRWLEDEERELLSLWWLETAGQLTRAETAESMGLSGHHVAVRVQRMKARLEAARMVVRALGARPRCDDLVLLTVEWDGVPGALWRKRLARHVRECPRCAVHQAELLPAEGLLARLALVPLPLALVAWKLIPGAVGAGASAASAAAAAGTGAGTGSGAGAGAGAGAAAPTAGSAALAAKPAALIAAGLLAIGGGAALVHQAPWQSGEHRTTTAPAAEATRTDRPSPAPTPSASPSPSPSPSPSPSAAVSSPAVLARPEPTPTDSGAPSVPAVTGAYGSVVDGPDAAPDPVARPGALPRRTDGGVTMTSFPGKVSGVGGYQIVHRGEWVTVRGTGYLTVRWDLMYGERPGGLTMPSWTGLRGKLFHVGSGGGHRMDDVQPGAGAGHTWQGNPRDGRITLPAGAQTMWREEYFHLDGEVTLHLNETEADYNLDVLPSSWETVTAALAAAPGDDAAGRVRYGTVRDTGDDTAPVPQYLTRSASADPMTVAQRSSVR, encoded by the coding sequence ATGCACGTGCGGAACCAACCGGGACCCGAGGTGGTGGCGGCGGCTCGCGCCGGTGACCAGCGGGCCGTGGACACCCTGGTCACCGGCTGTCTGCCGCTGATCTACAACATCGTGGGGCGCGCGCTCGACGGTCACGCCGATGTCGACGACGTCGTGCAGGAGACCATGCTGCGGGTGCTGAACGGGCTGGCCGGGCTGGAGGACCCGCGCCGGTTCCGCTCCTGGGCGGTGGCCATCGCGATGAACCAGATACGTGAACGCGGGCGCACCCGGGCGGCGAAGGCCGTGCCGAGTCCGCTGGACGAGAACCGCGACACGGCCGACCCGGGCGCGGACTTCGTCGATCTGGCCATTCTGGAGCTGCGGCTGTCCGGCCAGCGGCGCGAGGTGGCGGAGGCGACCCGCTGGCTGGAGGACGAGGAGCGCGAGCTGCTGTCCCTGTGGTGGCTGGAGACCGCCGGACAGCTGACGCGTGCGGAGACCGCCGAGTCGATGGGGCTGTCCGGACACCATGTCGCGGTGCGGGTGCAGCGGATGAAGGCCCGGCTGGAGGCGGCCAGGATGGTCGTACGGGCGCTGGGCGCGCGCCCGCGCTGTGACGATCTGGTGCTGCTCACGGTGGAGTGGGACGGGGTGCCGGGCGCGCTGTGGCGCAAGCGGCTCGCCCGTCATGTGCGCGAGTGCCCGCGCTGCGCCGTGCACCAGGCCGAACTGCTGCCCGCCGAAGGTCTGCTGGCGCGGCTGGCGCTGGTGCCGCTGCCGCTGGCCCTGGTGGCGTGGAAGCTGATCCCGGGGGCTGTCGGTGCCGGGGCGAGCGCGGCCTCGGCGGCAGCGGCGGCGGGTACGGGAGCCGGTACGGGGTCGGGCGCGGGGGCCGGGGCAGGCGCCGGGGCCGCCGCACCCACCGCCGGGTCCGCCGCGCTGGCCGCCAAGCCGGCGGCGCTGATCGCCGCCGGGCTGCTGGCGATCGGCGGCGGCGCGGCCCTGGTCCACCAGGCCCCCTGGCAGTCCGGCGAACACCGCACCACAACTGCCCCGGCGGCAGAGGCCACCCGCACGGACCGGCCGAGCCCGGCCCCGACCCCGTCCGCGTCTCCCTCCCCCTCTCCCTCACCATCACCGTCGCCCAGCGCCGCCGTCTCGTCCCCGGCGGTGCTCGCGCGGCCGGAGCCGACGCCGACGGACTCCGGAGCGCCGTCCGTACCGGCCGTGACCGGTGCGTACGGCTCGGTGGTCGACGGGCCGGACGCGGCGCCGGATCCCGTGGCGCGTCCGGGGGCGCTGCCGCGCCGGACGGACGGGGGCGTCACCATGACGAGCTTCCCGGGGAAGGTCTCGGGCGTCGGCGGCTACCAGATCGTGCACCGGGGCGAGTGGGTGACCGTCAGGGGCACCGGATACCTCACCGTGCGCTGGGACCTGATGTACGGGGAACGGCCGGGCGGACTGACCATGCCGTCCTGGACGGGGCTGAGGGGCAAGCTGTTCCACGTGGGATCCGGCGGCGGGCACCGGATGGACGACGTCCAGCCAGGGGCCGGGGCCGGTCACACCTGGCAGGGCAATCCGAGGGACGGCCGCATCACCCTCCCGGCCGGCGCGCAAACGATGTGGCGCGAGGAGTACTTCCATCTCGACGGGGAGGTCACCCTGCACCTCAACGAGACGGAGGCGGACTACAACCTCGATGTGCTGCCGTCGTCCTGGGAGACCGTCACGGCCGCGCTCGCCGCCGCGCCGGGCGACGACGCGGCGGGCCGGGTGCGGTACGGCACCGTACGGGACACGGGCGACGACACGGCGCCCGTCCCACAGTATCTGAC
- a CDS encoding ABC transporter substrate-binding protein — MPGNRTTRSCALLVTLALSALLTACGGGDHTGGGKVTLRYTWWGNPDRAARTDQAVALFKKKHPGIDVQTSFAGYDAYKQKLATQAAGGDAPDVMQLDYRMIDQYASGGVLLDLGERSGVLRTDDIDQGLLATGRLDGRQFAVPMGRGTEAVVYDATQWKAAGVPLPKADWTWEEWADAMRALAKRTGKPGSTDPGQSEDAFEVWLRGQGKSLYTEGRGLGFTADDLTRWWTFSDGLRREGAVSSAEQTTQLDGSVENTPLGRSTALSDFNWDAPSSGYQAIVGEGLTLTPMPRAEDGTPGQYFKPSMFIGAGATTSHPEEAAKLIDFMINDEDAAKILGASRGIPVNETIRKNVVPVLEGFDRTVATYQASVEGKLNAPPQAPPSGDSALQNTFTRDYDQVSFGRMSPREAAENYITEAKAELR, encoded by the coding sequence ATGCCCGGAAACAGGACAACGAGGTCCTGCGCGCTTCTGGTGACGCTCGCGCTCAGTGCCCTGCTCACCGCCTGCGGAGGCGGCGACCACACGGGCGGCGGCAAGGTGACCCTGCGCTACACGTGGTGGGGCAACCCGGACCGGGCGGCCCGTACCGACCAGGCCGTCGCCCTCTTCAAGAAGAAGCACCCCGGGATCGACGTCCAGACGTCGTTCGCGGGCTACGACGCGTACAAGCAGAAGCTGGCCACCCAGGCGGCCGGGGGCGACGCGCCGGACGTGATGCAGCTCGACTACCGGATGATCGACCAGTACGCGTCGGGCGGGGTGCTGCTCGACCTCGGTGAGCGGTCGGGGGTGCTGCGCACCGACGACATCGACCAGGGGCTGCTGGCCACGGGCCGGCTGGACGGCAGACAGTTCGCCGTCCCGATGGGCCGCGGCACCGAGGCGGTCGTCTACGACGCCACCCAGTGGAAGGCCGCCGGGGTGCCGCTGCCGAAGGCCGACTGGACCTGGGAGGAGTGGGCGGACGCGATGCGCGCGCTCGCGAAGCGCACCGGGAAGCCGGGGTCGACCGATCCCGGGCAGAGCGAGGACGCCTTCGAGGTGTGGCTGCGCGGCCAGGGCAAGTCCCTCTACACGGAGGGGCGCGGGCTCGGCTTCACGGCCGACGACCTGACCCGCTGGTGGACCTTCTCCGACGGGCTGCGGCGCGAGGGAGCGGTCTCCAGCGCCGAGCAGACGACCCAGCTCGACGGTTCGGTGGAGAACACCCCGCTCGGCCGGTCCACGGCGCTCTCCGACTTCAACTGGGACGCGCCGTCCAGCGGTTACCAGGCGATCGTCGGGGAGGGCCTGACGCTGACGCCGATGCCGCGGGCCGAGGACGGCACCCCCGGGCAGTACTTCAAACCGTCGATGTTCATCGGCGCCGGCGCCACCACCTCGCACCCCGAGGAAGCGGCGAAGCTGATCGACTTCATGATCAACGACGAGGACGCGGCGAAGATCCTCGGCGCGAGCCGGGGCATCCCCGTCAACGAGACGATCCGGAAGAACGTGGTACCGGTCCTCGAAGGCTTCGACAGGACCGTCGCCACCTACCAGGCATCGGTGGAGGGGAAGCTCAACGCCCCGCCGCAGGCGCCGCCCTCGGGCGACAGCGCGCTCCAGAACACCTTCACCCGCGACTACGACCAGGTGTCGTTCGGACGGATGTCGCCCCGCGAGGCGGCCGAGAACTACATCACCGAGGCGAAGGCGGAGCTGAGGTAA
- a CDS encoding carbohydrate ABC transporter permease gives MTTTDIPVTPARRGGATGPKRPGRPGGRRREGAAWVFLSPWVLGASVLTLLPMAVSLYLSFTDYDMFNAPSWVGLRNYTQMFTEDPRYWRSVGATLRYVVIAVPLQLAVALAVAMALKSMRRGRAFYRSAFYAPSLLGASMSIALVWRAIFNDGGTVDNLLGTGGWVNRPEWALFAVALLTVWQFGAPMVIFLAGLQQIPGELYEAASVDGASRWRQFLSITLPMLSPVVFFNLVLQTIQAFQVFTPAFAVSAGKGGPADSTLFYTLYLYDRGFVASHMGYASAMAWVLLLAIGAVTAVLFRTSRSWVFYADEEGR, from the coding sequence ATGACCACCACCGACATACCCGTGACCCCGGCGCGCCGGGGCGGGGCCACCGGCCCGAAGCGGCCGGGCAGGCCGGGCGGACGCCGGCGCGAGGGCGCGGCCTGGGTCTTCCTCTCCCCCTGGGTGCTCGGCGCGAGCGTGCTGACGCTGCTGCCGATGGCCGTCTCGCTGTATCTGTCCTTCACGGACTACGACATGTTCAACGCGCCGAGCTGGGTGGGCCTGCGCAACTACACCCAGATGTTCACCGAGGACCCCCGCTACTGGCGTTCGGTGGGCGCGACCCTGCGGTACGTGGTCATCGCCGTACCGCTGCAACTGGCGGTCGCGCTGGCCGTGGCGATGGCGCTGAAGTCGATGCGGCGCGGCAGGGCGTTCTACCGGTCGGCGTTCTACGCGCCGTCGCTGCTCGGCGCGTCGATGTCCATCGCGCTGGTGTGGCGGGCGATCTTCAACGACGGCGGTACGGTCGACAATCTGCTGGGCACCGGGGGCTGGGTCAACCGGCCGGAGTGGGCACTGTTCGCGGTGGCGCTGCTGACGGTGTGGCAGTTCGGCGCGCCCATGGTGATCTTCCTGGCGGGTCTCCAGCAGATCCCGGGCGAGCTGTACGAGGCGGCGTCGGTGGACGGCGCGAGCCGGTGGCGGCAGTTCCTGTCGATCACCCTGCCGATGCTGTCGCCGGTGGTCTTCTTCAATCTCGTGCTCCAGACCATCCAGGCGTTCCAGGTCTTCACCCCGGCCTTCGCGGTCAGCGCGGGCAAGGGCGGTCCGGCCGACTCGACGCTGTTCTACACGCTCTATCTCTACGACCGCGGCTTCGTCGCGTCCCACATGGGCTACGCCTCCGCCATGGCCTGGGTGCTGCTGCTCGCCATCGGCGCGGTCACAGCGGTGCTCTTCCGTACCTCGCGCTCCTGGGTCTTCTACGCCGACGAGGAGGGCCGATGA
- a CDS encoding Gfo/Idh/MocA family protein, which yields MPLDTARRRCAVVGLGARARFFTEALTGPYADRIELAALCDVNAHRMAVHNGWIAADHPGRPPVPAYDAAGFEEMLRRERIGLVVVCGVDRTHDDYIVRALEAGCDVVTEKPMTTDAPRARRILDAQRRTGGQVRVAFNYRYNPVHAAVRETLAAGSIGEIGSVHFEWLLDLRHGADYFRRWHRDKANSGGLMVHKATHHFDLVNWWLGTTPETVFAQGGLFFYGDEAGRRRGLARDYTRAHGSPAADGDPFAVRLADSAVLKALYLDAEAEDGYHRDQNVFGPGVSIEDDMAVLVRYASGATLTYHLTAYAPWEGYRIAFNGSEGRLELLVEESTWTRPDARTDRASAVMHGAAVGDEAGRTELTLRRFWERPREIKAASGEGGHGGGDIRMLADLFGEHGPGAGGHGTGGPGPGAPDALGRAADATDGARSLVTGLAANRSFETGLPVRARDLLDI from the coding sequence ATGCCCCTTGACACCGCACGCCGGCGCTGTGCCGTCGTGGGCCTGGGCGCCCGCGCCCGGTTCTTCACCGAGGCGCTCACCGGACCGTACGCGGACCGGATCGAGCTGGCCGCCCTCTGCGACGTCAACGCGCACCGGATGGCCGTCCACAACGGCTGGATCGCCGCCGACCACCCCGGCAGGCCGCCCGTACCCGCCTACGACGCGGCCGGCTTCGAGGAGATGCTGCGCCGCGAGCGCATCGGTCTCGTCGTGGTGTGCGGTGTGGACCGCACCCACGACGACTACATCGTGCGGGCCCTGGAGGCCGGCTGCGACGTGGTCACCGAGAAGCCGATGACCACCGACGCCCCGCGCGCCCGCCGCATCCTGGACGCCCAGCGGCGCACCGGCGGACAGGTCCGGGTCGCCTTCAACTACCGCTACAACCCGGTGCACGCCGCCGTCCGCGAGACCCTCGCGGCGGGCTCCATCGGCGAGATCGGCTCCGTCCACTTCGAGTGGCTGCTCGATCTGCGGCACGGCGCCGACTACTTCCGCCGCTGGCACCGCGACAAGGCCAACTCCGGCGGCCTCATGGTCCACAAGGCCACCCACCACTTCGACCTGGTCAACTGGTGGCTCGGCACCACCCCGGAGACGGTGTTCGCACAGGGCGGGCTCTTCTTCTACGGGGACGAGGCGGGCCGGCGCCGCGGCCTCGCCCGCGACTACACCCGCGCCCACGGCTCCCCGGCCGCCGACGGCGACCCCTTCGCCGTGCGTCTCGCGGACTCCGCCGTCCTCAAGGCGCTCTATCTCGACGCGGAGGCCGAGGACGGCTACCACCGCGACCAGAACGTCTTCGGCCCCGGCGTCTCCATCGAGGACGACATGGCCGTCCTCGTCCGCTACGCCTCCGGCGCCACCCTGACGTACCACCTCACCGCGTACGCCCCCTGGGAGGGCTACCGGATCGCCTTCAACGGCAGCGAGGGCCGGCTGGAGCTGCTCGTCGAGGAGTCCACCTGGACCCGGCCCGACGCCCGTACGGACCGGGCGAGCGCGGTGATGCACGGCGCCGCCGTCGGTGACGAGGCCGGGCGTACGGAGCTGACACTGCGCCGCTTCTGGGAGCGCCCGCGCGAGATCAAGGCCGCGTCGGGCGAGGGCGGTCACGGCGGCGGGGACATACGGATGCTCGCCGACCTCTTCGGCGAGCACGGCCCCGGCGCGGGCGGTCACGGCACGGGCGGCCCCGGACCCGGCGCGCCGGACGCGCTCGGCCGCGCGGCGGACGCCACCGACGGCGCCCGTTCCCTGGTCACGGGCCTGGCCGCGAACCGGTCCTTCGAGACCGGCCTGCCGGTACGCGCCCGCGACCTGCTCGACATCTGA
- a CDS encoding cupin domain-containing protein, giving the protein MSLPHPLPGAVGLSHLSAYDWEAADGVCGGSPHLHLVCTEAYVVTGGRGAVQTLSPDGYRETPLEAGSVAWFTPGTVHRMVQGGGLRITVLMQNSGLPEAGDAVFTFPPEYLADPERYAAAAALPAKSGPAAEEAARRRRDLAVEGYLVLREALEAGDSGPYLEFQRAAARLVRPKVPVWRERWRAGALAAAERTGGQLDALEAGAPEYLATGSAVYGSGPTRLGGLGMCGRRDEYELPGTTLPVPDAVADSAVPDGAPDA; this is encoded by the coding sequence GTGAGCCTGCCGCACCCGCTGCCGGGGGCCGTCGGGCTGTCGCACCTGAGCGCGTACGACTGGGAGGCGGCGGACGGGGTGTGCGGCGGCAGCCCGCATCTGCATCTGGTGTGCACCGAGGCGTACGTCGTCACCGGCGGCCGGGGCGCGGTCCAGACCCTGAGCCCGGACGGCTACCGCGAAACACCGCTGGAGGCGGGGTCCGTGGCCTGGTTCACGCCCGGGACCGTACACCGCATGGTGCAGGGCGGCGGGCTGCGGATCACCGTACTCATGCAGAACAGCGGCCTGCCGGAGGCCGGGGACGCGGTCTTCACCTTCCCGCCGGAGTATCTGGCCGATCCCGAGCGGTACGCGGCCGCCGCGGCGCTGCCCGCGAAGTCGGGCCCGGCGGCGGAGGAGGCCGCCCGGCGGCGCCGGGATCTCGCCGTCGAGGGGTATCTCGTGCTGCGCGAGGCGCTCGAAGCGGGCGACAGCGGCCCGTATCTGGAGTTCCAGCGGGCGGCGGCCCGGCTGGTCCGGCCGAAGGTGCCGGTCTGGCGGGAGCGGTGGCGGGCCGGCGCACTGGCCGCCGCGGAGCGGACGGGCGGCCAGCTCGACGCGCTGGAAGCGGGCGCGCCGGAGTATCTGGCCACCGGGTCCGCGGTGTACGGCAGCGGTCCCACCCGGCTCGGCGGCCTCGGCATGTGCGGGCGGCGCGACGAGTACGAGCTGCCCGGCACGACACTGCCCGTACCGGACGCCGTGGCGGACAGCGCCGTACCGGACGGTGCGCCGGACGCCTGA
- a CDS encoding DUF6807 domain-containing protein — MTIQVTHTHGERITVRSGGVELLSYVYRPDPEAFEARKPYIHPLRTLGGRQVSGYRPNDHRWHKGLQMTASHLSGQNFWGGNCYVHGEGYRALPERVGSMRHDGFPVLAVADDRFTLAEELTWVENGGAEWAREERGITVHSVDEEAGAWALDWSIRLTNVRDEPLRFGSPTTAGREMAGYTGLQWRGPRDFTGGTVFGPEGPADSADAPDASHAGHGLMGTRGPWLGFTAEHDDVDAHSTLVFAHAPRGEEGSAVDASHWFVRAEPIPTVAFSWAFFDEFALAPGESFAYRYRVVVADGAWDRDRVDAHLKGLSW, encoded by the coding sequence ATGACGATTCAGGTCACCCACACCCACGGCGAGCGGATCACGGTGCGTTCGGGCGGCGTCGAGCTGCTGAGCTATGTGTACCGGCCCGATCCGGAGGCGTTCGAGGCGCGCAAGCCGTACATCCATCCGCTGCGCACCCTCGGCGGCCGGCAGGTCAGCGGCTACCGGCCCAACGACCACCGCTGGCACAAGGGTCTCCAGATGACCGCCAGCCATCTGTCCGGGCAGAACTTCTGGGGCGGCAACTGCTATGTGCACGGGGAGGGTTACCGGGCGCTGCCGGAGCGGGTCGGCTCGATGCGGCACGACGGGTTCCCGGTGCTGGCGGTGGCGGACGACCGGTTCACCCTGGCGGAGGAGCTGACCTGGGTGGAGAACGGCGGCGCCGAGTGGGCGCGCGAGGAGCGCGGCATCACGGTCCACTCGGTGGACGAGGAGGCCGGGGCCTGGGCGCTGGACTGGTCGATCCGGCTGACGAACGTCCGGGACGAGCCGCTGCGCTTCGGCTCGCCGACCACCGCGGGCCGGGAGATGGCCGGGTACACCGGGCTCCAGTGGCGCGGCCCGCGCGACTTCACGGGCGGGACGGTCTTCGGCCCGGAGGGCCCCGCGGACAGCGCGGACGCCCCGGACGCTTCGCACGCCGGGCACGGGCTGATGGGCACGCGCGGCCCCTGGCTCGGCTTCACCGCAGAGCACGACGATGTCGACGCGCACTCGACGCTGGTCTTCGCGCACGCGCCGCGCGGCGAGGAGGGCAGCGCGGTGGACGCGTCGCACTGGTTCGTCCGCGCCGAGCCGATCCCGACCGTGGCGTTCTCCTGGGCGTTCTTCGACGAGTTCGCGCTGGCGCCGGGCGAGTCCTTCGCGTACCGCTACCGGGTGGTCGTCGCCGACGGCGCCTGGGACCGGGACCGGGTGGACGCGCACCTCAAGGGCCTGTCGTGGTGA
- a CDS encoding Gfo/Idh/MocA family protein: protein MPRQPDRLRAAVVGTGAIVAGSHLPALTAHADRVELVAAVDVDPGRLDAFRAEAATAGFDVQGYADLAAMLDGARPDLVLIGTPPSLHREQTVASLKAGAWVLCEKPLCLTLAEYDEIAAAEQASGAYASVVFQHRYGSGATHAQELIAGGELGAPLVAHCQTTWHRDAAYYAVPWRGRWSTEGGGPTMGHGIHQYDLLLHLLGEWTEVRAMASRLVHDTESEDVSTALVRFANGALATVVNSVLSPDEVSRIRIDCADATVELTHLYGHSNADWTYTPAPGVAPERAAAWRSPAGDVPSSHTAQLGALLDAKDAGVRPPGSGPDARSTLEFAAALYKAAFTGRPVHAGEIAPGDPYYTAMHGNHPDWSPQR, encoded by the coding sequence ATGCCCCGCCAGCCCGACCGTCTCCGCGCCGCCGTCGTCGGCACCGGCGCCATCGTCGCCGGCAGCCATCTGCCGGCCCTGACCGCCCACGCCGACCGGGTGGAGCTGGTGGCCGCCGTCGACGTGGATCCCGGCCGGCTCGACGCGTTCCGTGCCGAGGCCGCCACCGCGGGCTTCGACGTCCAGGGGTACGCGGACCTGGCCGCCATGCTCGACGGTGCCCGGCCCGATCTGGTCCTCATCGGCACCCCGCCGTCCCTGCACCGGGAGCAGACGGTCGCCTCGCTCAAGGCCGGCGCCTGGGTGCTCTGCGAGAAGCCGCTCTGCCTCACACTCGCCGAGTACGACGAGATCGCGGCGGCCGAACAGGCGTCGGGCGCGTACGCCTCGGTGGTCTTCCAGCACCGCTACGGCTCGGGGGCCACCCATGCCCAGGAGCTGATAGCCGGCGGTGAGCTGGGCGCGCCGCTGGTCGCGCACTGCCAGACCACCTGGCACCGGGACGCCGCGTACTACGCGGTGCCGTGGCGCGGCCGGTGGTCGACCGAGGGCGGCGGCCCCACGATGGGGCATGGCATCCACCAGTACGATCTGCTGCTGCATCTGCTCGGCGAGTGGACCGAGGTGCGCGCCATGGCATCCCGGCTGGTGCACGACACCGAGAGCGAGGATGTCTCGACGGCGCTGGTGCGGTTCGCGAACGGCGCGCTGGCGACCGTCGTGAACAGTGTGCTGTCGCCGGACGAGGTGAGCCGGATCCGGATCGACTGCGCGGACGCGACGGTCGAACTGACGCATCTGTACGGCCACTCCAACGCCGACTGGACCTACACCCCGGCCCCGGGGGTCGCGCCGGAGCGCGCCGCGGCCTGGCGCTCCCCCGCCGGTGACGTCCCCAGCTCGCACACCGCGCAGCTCGGCGCGCTGCTCGACGCGAAGGACGCCGGGGTACGGCCGCCGGGCAGCGGCCCGGACGCCCGCTCCACGCTCGAATTCGCGGCCGCGCTCTACAAGGCGGCCTTCACCGGGCGGCCCGTGCACGCGGGAGAGATCGCGCCCGGCGATCCGTACTACACGGCCATGCACGGCAACCACCCCGACTGGAGCCCTCAGCGATGA
- a CDS encoding LacI family DNA-binding transcriptional regulator, which produces MTIREVAKAAGVSPSTVSRALASGGTVSPVTRERVRAAADRLGYQPNQAARGLITGRTGHLGLIVPDLLNPFFADITKGVQARARGLGHTVFVSDAERDEGLELDAIRTLAPQVDGILLVSPHLSSEELASLPGLTDKPIVLLHRKEPGFASVTADLMEGMTDALTHLHALGHRRVAYVGGPRSTWAAKERAAGIEAVAESGLLDIVRVGSVAPHFDGGITGAADVVLASGASAVVAFNDIVAFGLISRFTARGVRVPEEMSVVGCDDIALSGMAAPPLTTVNVPKSHGSRAAVDLLFRMLGTPAVEGAPPLQRVLPTHLVVRGSTAALERG; this is translated from the coding sequence GTGACGATTCGAGAGGTAGCGAAGGCGGCCGGGGTCTCCCCGTCCACGGTGTCCCGGGCGCTGGCGTCCGGCGGCACGGTCAGTCCGGTGACCCGCGAGCGGGTACGGGCCGCCGCCGACCGGCTGGGCTATCAGCCGAACCAGGCCGCGCGCGGCCTGATCACCGGACGGACCGGCCATCTCGGCCTGATCGTCCCCGACCTGCTGAACCCTTTCTTCGCGGACATCACCAAGGGCGTGCAGGCCCGCGCCCGGGGGCTCGGCCACACGGTCTTCGTCAGTGACGCCGAGCGCGACGAGGGCCTCGAACTGGACGCGATCCGCACCCTGGCCCCGCAGGTCGACGGCATCCTGCTCGTTTCGCCGCATCTGAGCAGCGAGGAGCTGGCCTCCCTGCCCGGGCTCACCGACAAGCCCATCGTGCTGCTCCACCGCAAGGAACCGGGCTTCGCCAGCGTCACCGCCGACCTGATGGAGGGCATGACCGACGCGCTGACCCATCTGCACGCCCTCGGCCACCGCCGGGTCGCGTATGTCGGAGGCCCGCGCTCCACCTGGGCGGCCAAGGAACGCGCCGCCGGTATCGAGGCGGTGGCCGAGTCCGGCCTCCTCGACATCGTCCGGGTCGGCAGCGTCGCCCCGCACTTCGACGGCGGGATCACCGGCGCGGCGGATGTCGTGCTGGCCAGCGGGGCGAGCGCGGTGGTGGCCTTCAACGACATCGTCGCCTTCGGCCTGATCAGCCGCTTCACCGCGCGCGGCGTCCGGGTGCCCGAGGAGATGAGCGTGGTCGGCTGCGACGACATCGCCCTGTCGGGCATGGCCGCGCCGCCGCTCACCACCGTCAACGTACCCAAGTCGCACGGCTCCCGGGCCGCCGTCGATCTGCTCTTCCGGATGCTCGGCACCCCCGCCGTCGAGGGCGCGCCGCCCCTCCAGCGCGTGCTGCCGACGCACCTGGTGGTACGGGGCTCGACGGCCGCGCTCGAACGCGGCTGA
- a CDS encoding carbohydrate ABC transporter permease, with the protein MTTTLPHGTTPADTGRAPFPWRRAALHTGALAVLAVMLYPLAWLLATSLKPAEEVIASLNLLPGRLEWSNYTTALEGVNGVTVWQLLTNSLLIAGGAVLGNVLSCSLAAYAFARLRFRLRGPLFAFMIATIMLPHHAVLIPQYIIFNQLGMVNTYWPLILPKFLATEAFFVFLIVQFMRGLPRELEEAARIDGCGPFRSFFLIILPLTRPALITTAIFTFIWTWNDFFTQLIYLFSPEKFTLTLALRSFVDASSQSAFGPMFAMSVIALLPIVLFFLAFQRFLVEGMASSGVKG; encoded by the coding sequence ATGACCACCACCCTGCCCCACGGGACCACTCCGGCGGACACGGGCCGCGCGCCCTTCCCCTGGCGCCGGGCCGCGCTGCACACGGGCGCGCTGGCCGTCCTGGCCGTGATGCTCTATCCGCTGGCCTGGCTGCTGGCGACCTCGCTCAAGCCGGCCGAGGAGGTGATCGCCAGTCTCAATCTGCTGCCGGGCCGCTTGGAATGGTCGAACTACACGACCGCCCTGGAGGGGGTCAACGGGGTCACCGTGTGGCAGCTGCTGACCAACTCGCTGCTCATCGCGGGCGGCGCCGTCCTCGGCAACGTACTGAGCTGCTCGCTGGCGGCCTACGCCTTCGCGCGGCTGCGGTTCCGGCTGCGCGGGCCGCTGTTCGCGTTCATGATCGCGACGATCATGCTGCCGCACCACGCGGTGCTGATCCCGCAGTACATCATCTTCAACCAGCTCGGCATGGTGAACACGTACTGGCCGCTGATCCTGCCGAAGTTCCTGGCGACCGAGGCGTTCTTCGTCTTCCTCATCGTGCAGTTCATGCGGGGGCTGCCCCGCGAGCTGGAGGAGGCGGCGCGGATCGACGGCTGCGGGCCGTTCCGCAGCTTCTTCCTGATCATTCTGCCGCTCACCCGGCCGGCCCTGATCACGACCGCGATCTTCACCTTCATCTGGACGTGGAACGACTTCTTCACCCAGCTGATCTATCTGTTCTCGCCGGAGAAGTTCACACTGACGCTGGCGCTGCGGTCGTTCGTGGACGCCTCCAGCCAGTCGGCGTTCGGTCCGATGTTCGCCATGTCGGTGATCGCGCTGCTGCCGATCGTGCTGTTCTTCCTCGCGTTCCAGCGCTTCCTGGTGGAGGGCATGGCCAGCTCCGGGGTGAAGGGATGA